In Sandaracinaceae bacterium, the DNA window ACGTCCACCGCCTCGCCGTGCGCGGCGAGGAGCGCGCGCGCCCGGGGGCCTTGCAGGTGGGCGAAGTGGAAGCGCCCGCGCCGGTCGAGGCGCAGCAGGGTGGCGACCAGGCGATTGCAGAACAGGCAGGTACCGTCGACCAAGATCACGCGCATGGAGAGACCACGCGCGCGGCGCCCGGATCGTTACGGCAGCGCGCTACGGCGCCAGCGAGGTGCGCGCGGCGGCGAGGTCGCCCACGCGGTCGTCGACGCGGTCGGGCGCGGCGCGGCGCTTCTTCAGCGCGTCGAGGCGGCGGCCCTCGTCGAGGACTCGCTGCGGCGGCATCTTGAGGTTCCAGACCAGACCCACCGCGGCCAGCGCGCGGAGCACGTAGTACGTGATGTCGATCTCGTACCAGTAGAAGCCCTGCCGGACGCTGTTCATGTAGTGGTGGTGGTTGTTGTGCCAGCCCTCGCCGAGGGTGAGCAGCGCGAGCCACAGGTTGTTGCGGCTGGTGTCCTTGGTCTCGAAGCGGCGGCCGCCCCACACGTGACAAAGCGAGTTGATCACGTACGTCGCGTGCCACGCCATCACCTGGCTCAGGAAGAAGCCGATGAACAGCCCCGGCCAGCCGAAGAACACGACGCTCGCGATGCCGAGCAGGACCGTCGGGACCAGGTGCCAGCGGTCGAGCCAGCGCAGCTCCGGGTACTTCGCGAAGTCCTGGATGCGCTTCCAGTCGGTCTCGCCGCTGTCGGCGAAGACCCAGCCGACGTGCGCGTGCCAGAAGCCGTCCTGCTCGGGCGAGTGGAGGTCGCGCTCGCCGTCGCTGTAGAGGTGGTGGGCGCGGTGGTGCGCCGCCCACCAGAGCGGCCCGCGCTGCGTCGAGGTGACCGCGCAGACGGCGAGCACGAACTGGAACCAGCGGCTGGTCTCGTAGGTCCGGTGCGAGAAGTAGCGGTGGTAGACCGCGGTGACCGCCCACATCCGGAACCAGAAGAGCCCCAGGCACAGCGCCACGGCCTGCCAGGTCACCCCCGACCAGAGCGCGAGGAACGGCATCAGGTG includes these proteins:
- a CDS encoding DUF393 domain-containing protein; this encodes MRVILVDGTCLFCNRLVATLLRLDRRGRFHFAHLQGPRARALLAAHGEAVDV
- a CDS encoding acyl-CoA desaturase, with protein sequence MPATPRTHRYDFKSAIPWFIVHLMPFLALWSGVTWQAVALCLGLFWFRMWAVTAVYHRYFSHRTYETSRWFQFVLAVCAVTSTQRGPLWWAAHHRAHHLYSDGERDLHSPEQDGFWHAHVGWVFADSGETDWKRIQDFAKYPELRWLDRWHLVPTVLLGIASVVFFGWPGLFIGFFLSQVMAWHATYVINSLCHVWGGRRFETKDTSRNNLWLALLTLGEGWHNNHHHYMNSVRQGFYWYEIDITYYVLRALAAVGLVWNLKMPPQRVLDEGRRLDALKKRRAAPDRVDDRVGDLAAARTSLAP